One segment of Streptomyces sp. XD-27 DNA contains the following:
- a CDS encoding glucosyl-3-phosphoglycerate synthase, translating to MLEEVERWLARRSWTAADRPLDQLLAAKRAGGGTVSVVLPALNEEATVGAIVRAIRGELMSEAVPLVDELVVVDSGSTDRTSQVAAAAGARVIHRDAILPRIPALPGKGEVLWRGLFATEGDIVCFIDADLKDFSADFVSGIVGPLLTEPDVDFVKAMYERPLTLSDGSAAPDGTVAPDGSAASDGTASGRTAPGQGGRVTELVARPLLNLHWPQLAGFVQPLGGEYAARRSLLERLPFPVGYGVELGLLVDALHTVGLDALAQVDVGVRKHRHQDSQALGRMAAAIYRTAQLRLTRGHMARGPLMRARLTQFDRGEGGFVPRTSAVDTEERPPMRDIPEYASRRAA from the coding sequence GTGCTGGAAGAGGTGGAGCGCTGGCTGGCCCGGCGGTCCTGGACCGCGGCCGACCGACCGCTCGACCAGCTCCTGGCCGCCAAACGCGCCGGCGGCGGCACGGTCAGCGTCGTGCTGCCCGCGCTCAACGAGGAGGCGACGGTCGGCGCGATCGTCCGCGCCATCCGCGGCGAGCTGATGTCCGAGGCGGTGCCGCTGGTCGACGAGCTGGTCGTGGTCGACTCCGGCTCCACCGACCGTACGTCGCAGGTCGCGGCGGCCGCCGGGGCGCGGGTGATCCACCGGGACGCGATACTCCCCCGGATACCGGCACTGCCCGGCAAGGGCGAGGTGCTGTGGCGGGGGCTGTTCGCCACCGAGGGCGACATCGTCTGCTTCATCGACGCCGACCTCAAGGACTTCTCGGCGGACTTCGTCTCGGGGATCGTCGGCCCGCTGCTCACGGAGCCGGACGTGGACTTCGTCAAGGCGATGTACGAGCGCCCCCTGACGCTGTCCGACGGGAGCGCCGCGCCCGACGGGACCGTGGCGCCCGACGGGAGCGCGGCGTCCGACGGGACCGCATCCGGTCGGACGGCGCCCGGCCAGGGCGGCAGGGTCACCGAGCTCGTGGCCCGGCCGCTGCTGAATCTGCACTGGCCGCAGCTGGCGGGCTTCGTCCAGCCGCTCGGCGGGGAGTACGCGGCCCGCCGCTCCCTCCTGGAGCGGCTGCCCTTCCCGGTCGGGTACGGGGTCGAGCTGGGCCTCCTGGTCGACGCGCTGCACACGGTGGGGCTGGACGCGCTGGCCCAGGTGGACGTGGGCGTCCGCAAGCACCGCCACCAGGACAGCCAGGCCCTGGGCCGGATGGCGGCGGCGATCTACCGCACGGCGCAACTGCGCCTGACCCGCGGCCACATGGCGCGCGGGCCCCTGATGCGGGCGCGGCTGACGCAGTTCGACCGGGGGGAGGGCGGATTCGTGCCGCGTACGTCGGCGGTGGACACGGAGGAGCGGCCGCCGATGCGCGACATCCCGGAGTACGCGAGCCGCCGCGCGGCGTAG
- the thrC gene encoding threonine synthase, whose product MAVQSVETSTASTATPVSLGPAVALSCRECGERFALGPIFACEVCFGPLEVAYDLPSGGPSQAEDLRKRIEAGPNSIWRYAPLLPVPADVADKPNLNPGFTKLVKADNLARELGITGALHIKDDSGNPTHSFKDRVVAIAVEAARAFGFTTLSCSSTGNLAGAVGAAAARAGFRSCVFIPHDLEAGKVVMAAVYGGDLVGIEGTYDDVNRFCSELIGDPLGEGWGFVNVNLRPYYGEGSKTLAYEICEQLGWELPDQIVIPIASGSQLTKIDKGLKELIQLGLVADKPYKIFGAQAEGCSPVSRAFKDGHDVVRPVKPATIAKSLAIGNPADGPYVLDIARRTGGAVEDVTDEQIVDAIKLLARTEGIFAETAGGVTVGVTRKLIETGQLDPALTTVVLNTGDGLKTLDAVAPTTGPTATIRPSLDAFRAAGLA is encoded by the coding sequence ATGGCTGTGCAATCCGTCGAAACCTCCACCGCCTCGACCGCCACCCCTGTCTCGCTCGGCCCCGCCGTCGCCCTGTCCTGCCGCGAGTGCGGAGAGCGCTTCGCGCTCGGGCCGATCTTCGCCTGCGAGGTGTGTTTCGGGCCGCTCGAAGTCGCCTACGACCTGCCGAGCGGCGGGCCCAGTCAAGCGGAAGACCTGCGGAAGCGGATCGAGGCCGGGCCGAACAGCATCTGGCGGTACGCCCCGCTGCTGCCGGTCCCCGCGGACGTCGCGGACAAGCCGAACCTGAACCCCGGCTTCACCAAGCTGGTCAAGGCCGACAACCTCGCCCGCGAGCTCGGCATCACCGGAGCCCTGCACATCAAGGACGACTCCGGCAACCCGACCCACTCCTTCAAGGACCGGGTCGTGGCCATCGCCGTCGAGGCCGCCCGCGCCTTCGGCTTCACCACCCTGTCCTGCTCCTCCACCGGCAACCTGGCCGGCGCCGTCGGCGCCGCCGCCGCCCGCGCCGGGTTCCGCTCCTGCGTGTTCATCCCGCACGACCTGGAGGCGGGCAAGGTCGTCATGGCCGCCGTCTACGGCGGTGACCTGGTCGGCATCGAGGGCACGTACGACGACGTGAACCGCTTCTGCTCGGAGCTGATCGGCGACCCGCTCGGCGAGGGCTGGGGCTTCGTCAACGTCAACCTGCGCCCGTACTACGGCGAGGGCTCCAAGACCCTGGCCTACGAGATCTGCGAGCAGCTCGGCTGGGAGCTGCCCGACCAGATCGTCATCCCGATCGCCTCCGGCTCCCAGCTCACCAAGATCGACAAGGGCCTCAAGGAGCTGATCCAGCTCGGGCTGGTCGCCGACAAGCCGTACAAGATCTTCGGCGCCCAGGCCGAGGGCTGCTCCCCGGTCTCGCGCGCCTTCAAGGACGGCCATGACGTCGTACGGCCGGTCAAGCCCGCCACGATCGCCAAGTCGCTGGCCATCGGCAACCCGGCGGACGGCCCGTACGTGCTGGACATCGCGCGCCGTACCGGCGGCGCGGTGGAGGACGTGACCGACGAGCAGATCGTCGACGCCATCAAGCTGCTGGCCCGCACGGAGGGCATCTTCGCGGAGACCGCGGGCGGGGTGACCGTCGGCGTGACGCGCAAGCTCATCGAGACCGGTCAGCTCGACCCGGCGCTGACCACCGTGGTCCTGAACACCGGCGACGGCCTCAAGACGCTGGACGCCGTGGCCCCGACCACCGGCCCGACGGCGACGATCCGCCCGAGCCTGGACGCGTTCCGCGCCGCCGGCCTGGCCTGA
- a CDS encoding extracellular solute-binding protein: protein MTPALTACGNDSGSGKTTLKLVAADYGDNTTNTSQRYWDRVTVAFEAEHPDLRIDVKVYSWTEVDRKVAEMVKAGDAPDLAQIGAYADYAAAGKLYRADQLLSIPTQASFVPSIAQAGKVRRVLYGLPFVASSRLLFYNKKLFAKAGIAEAPTTWEELQAAAEKLKSSGVKIPYGLPLGPEEAPAETMLWMLSGGGGYTDSNGSYVLDSPENIKTFEWLRDELVAKGLTGSRTPGRVNRQDLFDAFTRGEVGMLNGHPTLMKQAEGRGIDYDTAPLPTMDGKPKSTMGVEDWMMAFKQNGHQEEIGRFLNYVYNEENVLDFASRYDLLPVTTAASQAMRDDREFKRLWKFLDQMERAEFYPADKTSWASVSKALKKNIGATVAEGGDPMSVLGELQREADAAESSAR from the coding sequence ATGACGCCCGCCCTGACCGCCTGCGGAAACGATTCCGGCTCGGGCAAGACGACGCTCAAGCTGGTCGCGGCCGACTACGGCGACAACACCACCAACACCTCCCAGCGGTACTGGGACCGGGTGACGGTCGCCTTCGAGGCCGAGCATCCCGACCTCAGGATCGATGTCAAGGTCTACAGCTGGACCGAGGTCGACCGGAAGGTCGCCGAGATGGTCAAGGCGGGCGACGCCCCCGACCTGGCGCAGATAGGCGCGTACGCCGACTACGCCGCCGCCGGCAAGCTCTACCGCGCCGACCAGCTGCTCTCCATCCCCACCCAGGCGAGCTTCGTGCCGTCCATCGCGCAGGCGGGCAAGGTGCGGCGCGTCCTGTACGGCCTGCCGTTCGTCGCCAGCTCCCGGCTGCTCTTCTACAACAAGAAGCTCTTCGCCAAGGCGGGCATCGCCGAGGCCCCCACCACGTGGGAGGAGCTGCAGGCGGCCGCGGAGAAGCTCAAGAGCAGCGGCGTGAAGATCCCGTACGGGCTGCCGCTCGGCCCCGAGGAGGCCCCGGCCGAGACCATGCTGTGGATGCTCAGCGGCGGAGGCGGCTACACCGACAGCAACGGCAGCTACGTCCTCGACTCGCCCGAGAACATCAAGACCTTCGAGTGGCTGCGGGACGAACTGGTCGCCAAGGGTCTCACCGGCTCCCGGACCCCCGGCCGGGTCAACCGCCAGGACCTCTTCGACGCCTTCACCCGCGGCGAGGTCGGCATGCTCAACGGCCACCCCACGCTGATGAAGCAGGCGGAGGGCCGCGGCATCGACTACGACACGGCACCGTTGCCCACCATGGACGGGAAGCCCAAGTCGACCATGGGCGTCGAGGACTGGATGATGGCGTTCAAGCAGAACGGCCACCAGGAGGAGATCGGCCGCTTCCTGAACTACGTCTACAACGAAGAGAACGTCCTGGACTTCGCCAGCCGCTACGACCTGCTGCCGGTGACGACCGCCGCGTCCCAGGCGATGCGCGACGACCGCGAGTTCAAGCGGCTGTGGAAGTTCCTCGACCAGATGGAGCGGGCGGAGTTCTACCCCGCGGACAAGACGTCGTGGGCGAGCGTCAGCAAGGCGCTGAAGAAGAACATCGGCGCGACGGTGGCGGAGGGCGGCGACCCGATGAGCGTGCTCGGCGAGCTCCAGCGGGAGGCGGACGCCGCGGAGAGCTCGGCGCGGTAA
- a CDS encoding cold-shock protein, whose product MAQGTVKWFNAEKGYGFIAVDGGADVFVHYSAIQMDGYRTLEEGQRVEFEISQGQKGPQADMVRLSA is encoded by the coding sequence ATGGCTCAGGGCACCGTCAAGTGGTTCAACGCGGAGAAGGGGTACGGCTTCATCGCGGTCGACGGTGGTGCGGATGTGTTCGTCCACTACAGCGCGATCCAGATGGACGGCTACCGCACCCTTGAGGAGGGCCAGCGAGTTGAGTTCGAGATCTCGCAGGGCCAGAAGGGGCCGCAGGCGGACATGGTCCGGTTGTCGGCCTGA
- a CDS encoding trehalose-6-phosphate synthase, with protein sequence MAPDRSGAQVLVASNRGPVSYAPREDGSLAARRGGGGLVSGLSAIGPDADAVWVCAALGDGDRQAVRQAHGGHLDPADTGGRRVRMLDIAPDVFAAAYNDVANSVLWFVHHLLYQTPFTPVFDERFRAHWAAYETYNTAFADALAQEAADGAAVLVQDYHLALVPGLLRERRPDLRIGHFSHTPWAPPDYFRLLPDDIAARLLRGILGGDRAAFLTERWAAAFADCCSAVLGAEVVRGGPEPVVRDAGHATRLGVHGLGADAEFLRRRSRAADVDERLAGLREQIGAGRKSIVRVDRTELSKNIVRGLLAYRRLLDTRPEWHGRVVHVAFAYPSRQDLAIYRDYTAQVRRVAEEINAAYGTADWRPVVLHVKDDFARSLAAYRLADVALVNPIRDGMNLVAKEVPVVSEAGCALVLSREAGAFAELGGDALVVNPYDVEATARALHEALAMPEGERAERTKRLAAAATALPPQQWFLAQLRALDEP encoded by the coding sequence ATGGCCCCCGACCGCTCAGGCGCCCAGGTCCTCGTCGCGTCCAACCGCGGCCCGGTCTCCTACGCTCCTCGCGAGGACGGTTCGCTCGCCGCCCGGCGCGGCGGTGGTGGGCTGGTCTCCGGGCTCAGCGCCATCGGCCCCGACGCCGATGCCGTATGGGTCTGCGCGGCCCTCGGCGACGGCGACCGGCAGGCCGTACGGCAGGCGCACGGCGGGCATCTGGACCCCGCCGACACCGGCGGCCGGCGGGTGCGGATGCTGGACATCGCGCCCGACGTCTTCGCGGCCGCGTACAACGACGTCGCGAACTCGGTGCTGTGGTTCGTCCACCACCTCCTCTACCAGACCCCGTTCACCCCCGTCTTCGACGAACGGTTCCGGGCCCACTGGGCGGCGTACGAGACGTACAACACCGCCTTCGCCGACGCACTCGCCCAGGAGGCGGCCGACGGCGCCGCCGTGCTCGTGCAGGACTACCACCTGGCGCTCGTCCCGGGCCTGCTGCGCGAGCGGCGGCCGGACCTGCGGATCGGGCACTTCTCGCACACCCCGTGGGCGCCGCCGGACTACTTCCGGCTGCTGCCCGACGACATCGCGGCGCGGCTGCTGCGCGGCATCCTCGGCGGCGACCGGGCCGCGTTCCTCACCGAGCGCTGGGCGGCTGCGTTCGCCGACTGCTGTTCGGCCGTGCTCGGCGCGGAGGTGGTGCGCGGCGGTCCGGAGCCCGTGGTGCGCGACGCGGGGCACGCCACCCGGCTCGGCGTCCACGGCCTGGGCGCCGACGCGGAGTTCCTGCGGCGGCGGTCGCGGGCGGCGGACGTGGACGAGCGGCTGGCCGGGCTGCGGGAGCAGATCGGGGCGGGGCGCAAGAGCATCGTGCGGGTGGACCGCACCGAGCTGTCCAAGAACATCGTCCGCGGCCTGCTGGCCTACCGGCGCCTACTGGACACCCGCCCCGAGTGGCACGGCCGCGTCGTGCACGTGGCCTTCGCCTACCCCTCGCGGCAGGACCTGGCGATCTACCGCGACTACACCGCGCAGGTGCGGCGGGTCGCCGAGGAGATCAACGCCGCGTACGGGACGGCGGACTGGCGGCCGGTCGTCCTGCACGTGAAGGACGACTTCGCGCGCTCGCTGGCCGCGTACCGGCTGGCGGACGTGGCGCTGGTCAATCCGATCCGGGACGGCATGAACCTGGTCGCCAAGGAGGTCCCGGTCGTCTCGGAGGCGGGCTGCGCGCTGGTGCTGTCCCGGGAGGCGGGCGCGTTCGCGGAGCTGGGCGGGGACGCGCTGGTGGTGAATCCCTACGACGTGGAGGCGACGGCGCGGGCGCTGCACGAGGCGCTGGCGATGCCGGAGGGAGAACGCGCCGAGCGGACGAAGCGGCTCGCGGCGGCGGCCACGGCACTGCCGCCGCAGCAGTGGTTCCTGGCGCAGCTGCGGGCGCTGGACGAGCCGTGA
- a CDS encoding endonuclease/exonuclease/phosphatase family protein, producing the protein MRVLTWNVWWLFGAWERRREAIAAVLRDARPDVIGLQEVWARGDENLAEWLARRLSRDLDDEWTWTWASSKVPGRWRKRIADGAAETAEVGNAVLSRWPIADRAVLTLPTAGGEDEGRLALYARIDAPGAPVPFFTAHLNHAVHESAVRCAQVAALARFVADHRGGTDFPPVVTGDFNARPDSDEIRLLGGHRTAPALPGQVLVDAWEYADPAAPAATWDRANPHVAESFEPSARIDYVHVGLPGPDGLGRVRAVRRAGDAPVAGVWPSDHAAVVADLAPA; encoded by the coding sequence CTGAGGGTGCTGACCTGGAACGTGTGGTGGCTGTTCGGCGCGTGGGAGCGGCGGCGCGAGGCGATCGCGGCCGTGCTGCGCGACGCGCGCCCGGATGTGATCGGCCTCCAGGAGGTGTGGGCGCGCGGCGACGAGAACCTGGCGGAGTGGCTCGCCCGGCGCCTGTCCCGGGACCTGGACGACGAGTGGACCTGGACGTGGGCGTCGTCGAAGGTGCCGGGCCGGTGGCGGAAGCGGATCGCGGACGGGGCCGCGGAGACGGCCGAGGTCGGCAACGCGGTGCTCAGCCGGTGGCCGATCGCGGACCGCGCGGTGCTGACCCTGCCGACGGCGGGCGGCGAGGACGAGGGCCGCCTCGCGCTGTACGCCCGTATCGACGCACCCGGCGCACCGGTGCCGTTCTTCACGGCGCATCTGAACCACGCCGTGCACGAGTCGGCGGTGCGGTGCGCGCAGGTGGCCGCGCTGGCGCGGTTCGTCGCCGACCACCGGGGCGGCACGGACTTCCCGCCGGTGGTGACCGGTGACTTCAACGCGCGGCCGGACTCGGACGAGATCCGGCTGCTCGGCGGCCACCGCACCGCACCCGCCCTGCCGGGCCAGGTGCTGGTGGACGCCTGGGAGTACGCGGACCCGGCGGCACCGGCGGCCACCTGGGACCGCGCGAACCCGCACGTGGCCGAGAGCTTCGAGCCCAGTGCCCGGATCGACTACGTCCACGTCGGCCTGCCCGGCCCGGACGGCCTCGGCCGGGTCCGCGCGGTGCGCCGTGCCGGGGACGCCCCGGTGGCGGGGGTCTGGCCGTCGGACCACGCGGCGGTGGTCGCGGACCTGGCGCCGGCGTAG
- a CDS encoding trehalose-phosphatase — translation MGSSHPLPVPATPAGRDGLAALLARPEKAVVAVDFDGTLADIVPDPEQARAHPGAVPALARLAPRLLSLAVITGRPAEVAVRYGGFAGVPGLEHLVVLGHYGVERWDAVSGSVTAPAPHPGVAAARAELPEVLEALTVLDGAEAGPGSSAEASHGTEAAFIEDKGGRAVAVHTRRAADPQAAFETLREPLHRLAERHGLIVEPGRMVLELRPPGTDKGAALRDYVRESGAETVLYAGDDLGDLAAFAAVERLRSEGLPGVLVCSGSSEVTALADRADLIVDGPAGVVALVTSLADAVA, via the coding sequence ATGGGCAGCAGCCACCCTCTTCCCGTCCCTGCCACCCCCGCCGGCCGCGACGGTCTCGCCGCGCTGCTGGCGCGGCCGGAGAAGGCCGTCGTCGCCGTGGACTTCGACGGCACGCTGGCCGACATCGTCCCCGACCCCGAGCAGGCCCGCGCGCACCCCGGTGCCGTGCCCGCGCTCGCCCGGCTCGCCCCGCGCCTCCTCTCCCTCGCGGTGATCACCGGCCGCCCGGCCGAGGTCGCGGTGCGGTACGGGGGCTTCGCCGGGGTGCCGGGGCTGGAGCACCTCGTCGTCCTCGGCCACTACGGCGTCGAACGCTGGGACGCGGTCAGTGGCTCCGTCACCGCGCCCGCCCCGCATCCGGGGGTCGCGGCGGCGCGGGCGGAGCTGCCGGAGGTACTGGAGGCACTGACGGTGCTGGACGGTGCCGAGGCGGGGCCCGGCAGCTCGGCCGAGGCGAGCCACGGCACCGAGGCGGCGTTCATCGAGGACAAGGGCGGCCGCGCCGTCGCCGTCCACACCCGCCGCGCCGCCGACCCGCAGGCGGCCTTCGAGACCCTGCGCGAGCCGCTGCACCGGCTCGCCGAACGCCACGGCCTGATCGTCGAACCGGGCCGCATGGTGCTGGAGCTGCGCCCGCCGGGCACGGACAAGGGCGCCGCGCTGCGCGACTACGTACGGGAGTCGGGCGCCGAGACCGTGCTGTACGCCGGGGACGACCTCGGCGACCTGGCGGCGTTCGCGGCGGTGGAGAGGCTCCGGTCGGAGGGGCTGCCCGGGGTGCTGGTGTGCAGCGGCAGCAGCGAGGTGACCGCGCTGGCGGACCGCGCGGACCTGATCGTCGACGGCCCGGCGGGTGTGGTGGCCCTGGTGACATCCCTCGCGGACGCCGTCGCCTGA
- a CDS encoding MoaD/ThiS family protein, translating into MSVNVRIPTILRTYTGGQAEVTAEGANLAEVIASLEESHPGIAARVLDDQGRLRRFVNVYVNDDDVRFEGGLEAPTPDGAGVSIIPAVAGG; encoded by the coding sequence ATGAGTGTCAACGTCCGCATCCCCACCATCCTCCGCACGTACACCGGAGGGCAGGCCGAGGTGACCGCCGAGGGCGCGAACCTGGCCGAGGTCATCGCGTCGCTGGAGGAGAGCCACCCGGGCATCGCCGCCCGCGTCCTGGACGACCAGGGCAGGCTGCGCCGCTTCGTCAACGTCTACGTGAACGACGACGACGTGCGCTTCGAGGGCGGCCTGGAGGCGCCCACGCCGGACGGCGCCGGGGTCTCCATCATCCCGGCCGTCGCCGGAGGCTGA
- a CDS encoding ROK family protein has product MEHVIALDVGGTGMKAALVGADGALLYEARRPTGRERGPDAVVAGILDFADDLRATGERRFGQSAVAAGVGVPGVIDEARGVAVFAANLGWRDVPLRALLADRLAGVPVALGHDVRVGGLAEGRIGAGDGAGRFLYVALGTGIAGAIGIDGRIEPGAHGSAGEIGHLIVRPGGPACGCGQAGCLERLASAAAVGRAWSAAGGGPGADAADCAKAVDAGDPRARAVWREAVAALADGLVMGVTLLDPRTLIIGGGLAEAGETLFAPLRAAVAERITFQTLPDIVPAALGDTAGCLGAGLLAWDLLSTDSTEVSA; this is encoded by the coding sequence GTGGAACACGTCATCGCCCTCGATGTGGGCGGCACCGGCATGAAGGCCGCTCTGGTCGGGGCGGACGGCGCGCTTCTGTACGAGGCGCGGCGGCCCACCGGCCGTGAGCGCGGGCCGGACGCCGTCGTCGCCGGGATTCTGGACTTCGCCGACGACCTGCGCGCGACCGGCGAGCGGCGGTTCGGCCAGTCGGCCGTCGCCGCCGGGGTCGGCGTCCCCGGCGTCATCGACGAGGCCCGCGGCGTGGCCGTCTTCGCGGCGAACCTCGGCTGGCGCGACGTACCGCTGCGCGCCCTGCTGGCCGACCGGCTGGCCGGGGTCCCGGTGGCCCTCGGACACGACGTACGCGTCGGCGGCCTGGCCGAAGGCCGGATCGGCGCGGGCGACGGCGCCGGCCGCTTCCTCTACGTGGCGCTCGGCACCGGCATCGCGGGCGCCATCGGCATCGACGGCCGCATCGAGCCCGGCGCGCACGGCTCCGCCGGCGAGATCGGCCATCTGATCGTCCGGCCCGGCGGCCCCGCCTGCGGCTGCGGGCAGGCCGGGTGCCTGGAGCGGCTGGCCTCCGCGGCCGCCGTCGGCCGCGCCTGGTCCGCGGCCGGCGGCGGCCCGGGCGCCGACGCCGCCGACTGCGCCAAGGCCGTCGACGCGGGCGACCCCCGCGCCCGCGCCGTCTGGCGGGAGGCGGTGGCCGCGCTCGCCGACGGGCTGGTCATGGGCGTCACCCTGCTGGACCCGCGGACGCTCATCATCGGCGGCGGGCTCGCCGAAGCGGGCGAGACGCTGTTCGCGCCGCTGCGCGCGGCGGTCGCCGAGCGGATCACCTTCCAGACACTCCCCGACATCGTCCCGGCGGCCCTCGGGGACACCGCCGGTTGCCTGGGCGCAGGGCTGCTCGCCTGGGATCTTCTCTCCACGGACTCCACGGAGGTATCCGCCTGA
- a CDS encoding SIS domain-containing protein, giving the protein MTSLTAQELATQPDCWRRAARAAATARGLPLPGERVAITGCGTSWFMAQAYAALREAAGQGETDAYPASEFPAGRSYDRVVAITRSGTTTEVLELLAALRGGPARPATTALTGDPKTPVMDAADDVAVLDWADETSVVQTRFATTALALLRAGLEAHGPLPQGVKSVAEAAADAAAAVAEPLPEAAPGAEQWTFLGRGWTYGLAQEAGLKMREAAGAWTESYPAMEYRHGPISITGPGRVVWTFGPLPEGLAGDVARTGGVLLADSATPDGLDPMADLVRAQRLAVAVAEARGYDPDRPRNLTRSVILGG; this is encoded by the coding sequence ATGACCTCGCTCACCGCACAGGAACTGGCCACCCAGCCCGACTGCTGGCGGCGGGCGGCGCGGGCCGCGGCCACGGCGCGCGGACTGCCGCTGCCCGGCGAACGGGTGGCGATCACCGGTTGCGGCACGTCGTGGTTCATGGCCCAGGCGTACGCGGCGCTGCGCGAGGCCGCGGGCCAGGGCGAGACGGACGCGTATCCCGCGTCGGAGTTCCCGGCGGGGCGCTCGTACGACCGGGTGGTGGCGATCACCCGGTCGGGCACCACGACGGAGGTACTGGAGCTGCTGGCCGCGCTGCGCGGCGGACCGGCCCGCCCCGCCACGACCGCGCTCACCGGCGACCCCAAGACGCCGGTCATGGACGCGGCGGACGACGTCGCCGTACTGGACTGGGCGGACGAGACGTCGGTGGTCCAGACGCGCTTCGCGACGACGGCGCTGGCGCTGCTGCGCGCGGGGCTGGAGGCGCACGGGCCGCTGCCGCAGGGCGTGAAGAGCGTGGCGGAGGCGGCGGCGGACGCGGCGGCGGCGGTCGCCGAACCACTGCCGGAGGCGGCGCCGGGCGCGGAGCAGTGGACGTTCCTGGGGCGCGGCTGGACGTACGGGCTGGCGCAGGAGGCGGGCCTGAAGATGCGCGAGGCGGCGGGCGCGTGGACGGAGTCGTACCCGGCGATGGAGTACCGGCACGGGCCGATCTCCATCACGGGCCCGGGGCGGGTGGTGTGGACGTTCGGACCGCTGCCGGAGGGGCTGGCGGGCGACGTGGCACGGACCGGCGGCGTGCTGCTGGCGGACTCCGCGACGCCGGACGGGCTGGACCCGATGGCGGACCTCGTACGGGCGCAGCGGCTGGCGGTCGCGGTGGCGGAGGCCAGGGGCTACGACCCGGACCGACCCCGCAACCTCACGCGGAGCGTGATCCTCGGCGGGTAG
- a CDS encoding DUF3263 domain-containing protein, giving the protein MTAPPNQPPQPGGDDGLSDRDRAVLAMERRGWPGPGAKERAIRERLGMSPTRYYQLLNALLDDPRALAHDAVTVNRLRRVREERRARR; this is encoded by the coding sequence GTGACCGCACCCCCGAACCAACCGCCCCAGCCGGGCGGCGACGACGGCCTGTCCGACCGGGACCGGGCCGTCCTCGCCATGGAGCGCCGCGGCTGGCCCGGCCCGGGGGCGAAGGAGCGCGCGATACGTGAGCGCCTGGGGATGTCCCCGACCCGCTACTACCAGCTCCTGAACGCCCTCCTCGACGACCCGCGCGCACTGGCGCACGACGCGGTCACGGTGAACCGCCTGCGCCGGGTCCGGGAGGAACGCCGCGCGCGACGGTGA